The sequence AAATCCCCTACCGTACCTTGTCGCACCCGGCTGTCACCCTCTGGGAGCAACGCCAAGCATTGGCGAAATTGCGGCAGCCAAGGGCGCGAACAGGTGGATGAGTCGGTGCTGTTCCGCATGATCGGCCCAGATGCGCGAGATCGTGACCACCGCGCAGAAGGCCACACGCAAGGCTCGGCGTGACGCGGATCGTCGGCAACACCTCAAAGCATCCGCTCGGCCGGACAAGCCCGTTCCGCCGGGAACGGACATTACCGACCCGCAGGCCGACAACCTGCCGCCGGCCAAACCGTTCGACCAGATCGAGGAGTGGTAGCCGTGGACGAATATCCCATTATCGACCTGTCTCACCTGCTGCCGGCGGCGCAGGGTCTGGCCCGTCTGCCAGCGGACGAGCGCGTGCAGCGTATCCGCGCCGACCGCTGGATTGGCTACCCCCGCGCGGTCGAAGCGTTGAACAGGCTGGAAACGCTGTATGCGTGGCCGAACAAACAACGCATGCCCAACTTGCTGCTGGTTGGCCCGACCAACAACGGCAAGTCGATGATCATCGAAAAGTTCCGGCGCACGCATCCGGCCAGTTCTGACGCCGACCAGGAACACATCCCGGTGCTGGTCGTGCAGATGCCGTCCGAACCGTCGGTGATGCGCTTCTATGTCGCGCTGCTCGCCGCGATGGGTGCGCCACTGCGTCCGCGCCCACGGTTGCCGGAAATGGAGCAACTGGCGCTGGCACTGCTTCGCAAGGTCGGGGTGCGCATGCTGGTCATCGACGAGCTGCACAACGTCCTGGCCGGCAACAGCGTCAACCGTCGGGAATTTCTCAACCTGCTGCGTTTCCTCGGCAACGAGTTGCGCATCCCGCTGGTCGGGGTCGGCACGCGCGACGCCTACCTGGCGATCCGTTCGGATGACCAGTTGGAAAACCGCTTCGAGCCGATGATGCTGCCGGTGTGGGAGGACAACGACGATTGCTGTTCGCTGCTGGCCAGCTTCGCCGCCTCGCTCCCGCTGCGGCGATCCTCGCCGATTGCCACGGCGGACATGGCCCGTTACCTGCTCGCGGCGCAGCGAGGGCACCATCGGCGAGCTGGCGCACCTGCTGATGGCGGCGGCCATTGCCGCCGTGGAGAGCGGCGAGGAAGCGATCAACCACCGCACGCTCAGCATGGCCGATTACACCGGCCCCAGCGAGCGGCGACGCCAGTTCGAGCGGGAATTGATGTGAAGCCGGCACCACGCTGGCCGCTGCATCCCGCCCCGAAAGAAGGCGAGGCGCTGTCCTCATGGCTCAACCGCGTGGCCCTTTGCTATCACATGGAGGTGCCCGACCTACTGGAGCACGATCTTGGTCACGGCCACGTCGATGACCTAGACACCGTGCCACCACTCTCGCTGCTGGCGATGCTTTCCCAACGGAGCGGCATCGAGCTGGACCGGCTGCGCAGTATGAGCTTCGCCGGCTGGGTGCCTTGGCTACTGGACAGCCTTGATGATCAGATTCCAGACGCATTGGAAACCTATGCGTTTCAGCTCTCGGTGCTGCTGCCAAGACTCCGCCGTAAGACGCGATCCATCACGAGCTGGCGTGCCTGGCTCCCCAGCCAGCCGATACACCGCGCCTGTCCGCTCTGCCTGAACGATCCGGAGAACCAAGCCGTACTGCTCGTGTGGAAGCTGCCCCTGATGCTGAGCTGCCCGCTGCATGGCTGCTGGCTGGAATCCTATTGGGGCGTGCCAGGGCGTTTTCTCGGCTGGGAGAATGCCGATGCCGCCCCACGCACCGCCAGCGACCCGATTGCGGCGATGGACCGGCGCACCTGGCAGGCGCTGACCATGGGGTATGTGGAGCTGCCGCGCCGGCGCATCCACGCCGGATTGTGGTTTCGGCTGCTACGCACGCTGCTCGATGAGCTGAACACCCCACTTTCCGCGTGTGGAACCTGCGCGGGGTATCTCCGCCAAGTCTGGGAAAGCTGCGGGCATCCGCTGCGTGCTGGGCAAAGTCTGTGGCGACCGTATGAAACCCTGAACCCGGCAGTACGATTGCAGATGCTGGAGGCGGCGGCAACGGCAATCAACTTGATTGAGGTGAGGGACATAAGCCCGCCAGGCGAGCAGGCAAAGCTATTCTGGTCCGAGCCCCAAACCGGGTTCACCAGCGGCCTACCGACGAAAGCGCCGAAGCCAGAACCCATCAATCACTGGCAGCGTGCAGTCCAGGCCATCGACGAGGCCATCATTGAAGCGCGGCACAACCCCGAGACGGCACGCTCGCTGTTCGCGTTGGCTTCCTATGGTCGGCGCGACCCGGCTTCCTTGGAACAGTTGCGCGCCACCTTCGCGGAGGAAGGCATCCCTCCGGAATTTCTGTCACATTATGAGCCTGATGAACCCTTTGCATGTCTTAGACAAAATTACGGGTTAAGTGACAAATTTTGACGGCCAGAGCTTTCTGGCTCACACTGTCACATAATCGAACGTATATGTGACAGGTGCAAAATGTTGATCGGCTATATGCGGGTATCGAAAGCGGACGGCTCTCAAGCGACCGACTTGCAGCGCGACGCGCTGATTGCTGCCGGCGTTGATCCGGACCATCTCTACGAGGATCAAGCATCCGGCAAACGCGAGGATCGCCCCGGTCTGGTAAGCTGCCTCAAGGCGCTACGGCCAGGCGACACGCTGGCCGTGTGGAAACTGGATCGCCTCGGGCGCGACCTGCGGCACCTCATCAACACCGTGCACGACCTGACCGGACGCGGCATCGGCCTCAAGGTGCTGACCGGGCATGGCGCGGCCATCGACACCACGACCGCCGCCGGCAAGCTGGTCTTTGGCATCTTCGCGGCATTGGCCGAGTTCGAGCGCGAGCTGATTGCCGAGCGCACCGTGGCGGGTTTGGCGTCGGCACGGGCACGCGGCCGCAAAGGCGGTCGGCCTTTCAAGATGACGGCGGCCAAGTTGCGCCTGGCAATGGCGGCGATGGGTCAGCCGGAAACCAAGGTTGGCGATTTGTGCCAAGAACTCGGAATTACTCGGCAGACCCTGTACCGGCATATTTCACCCACCGGTCAGTTGCGTTCTGACGGAACGAAGTTGCTCAGTAAGGCTTGACCTTCAATCCATCATAACCTCCACCCATCGCCTGAAATAGTGCGGCACTATCAGCAAGCCGTTGCGCCTGCGCTGCGACCAAGGCAATGCTACTTTGTTGAGCCTGCTGCCTTGCAATCAGCAATTGCGTGTAGCTGGCTGCGCCAAGCGCATACTGACGCCCAGTGGATTCAAGGGAAGACTGTGCAGTTGAGTCTGCAAGCGCGAGTGAACTCAATGCCTGTGCATCGTGCTCCAGTGCGCTCAATGTGTCCGCCACGTTGCGCAGAGCGTCGAGCACAACGCCCTGATAATTTGCCGCTGCGGCATCCAATGCTGCCAGCGATGCCCGTTTTTCTGCGGGTAGTCCCGGATTGAATAGTGGCTGGGTCAACTGCCCCAGCACACTCCAAACAGCAGAGTTGCTGCCAAAAAGAGCCCCGGTTGTGAGTGCTTGCGAGCCAAGGTTTGCACTGAGGTTGATTTGAGGATACAGCTTGGCGATCGCCACCCCATATTCGGCATTCGCCGCGTGGAGCAATGCTTCTGCCGCCTGAATATCAGGCCGTCTGCGCACCAGATCAGAAGGCATCACAAGAGGCAATTCGGTGGGCAGTTTGAACTCGGCCAAAGTGAAATCGGGCACCTTCGCGTCACCAGGGGCCTGGCCGGAAAGCGTGGCCAGAAGATGC is a genomic window of Vitreoscilla filiformis containing:
- a CDS encoding recombinase family protein; the encoded protein is MLIGYMRVSKADGSQATDLQRDALIAAGVDPDHLYEDQASGKREDRPGLVSCLKALRPGDTLAVWKLDRLGRDLRHLINTVHDLTGRGIGLKVLTGHGAAIDTTTAAGKLVFGIFAALAEFERELIAERTVAGLASARARGRKGGRPFKMTAAKLRLAMAAMGQPETKVGDLCQELGITRQTLYRHISPTGQLRSDGTKLLSKA
- a CDS encoding TniB family NTP-binding protein codes for the protein MDEYPIIDLSHLLPAAQGLARLPADERVQRIRADRWIGYPRAVEALNRLETLYAWPNKQRMPNLLLVGPTNNGKSMIIEKFRRTHPASSDADQEHIPVLVVQMPSEPSVMRFYVALLAAMGAPLRPRPRLPEMEQLALALLRKVGVRMLVIDELHNVLAGNSVNRREFLNLLRFLGNELRIPLVGVGTRDAYLAIRSDDQLENRFEPMMLPVWEDNDDCCSLLASFAASLPLRRSSPIATADMARYLLAAQRGHHRRAGAPADGGGHCRRGERRGSDQPPHAQHGRLHRPQRAATPVRAGIDVKPAPRWPLHPAPKEGEALSSWLNRVALCYHMEVPDLLEHDLGHGHVDDLDTVPPLSLLAMLSQRSGIELDRLRSMSFAGWVPWLLDSLDDQIPDALETYAFQLSVLLPRLRRKTRSITSWRAWLPSQPIHRACPLCLNDPENQAVLLVWKLPLMLSCPLHGCWLESYWGVPGRFLGWENADAAPRTASDPIAAMDRRTWQALTMGYVELPRRRIHAGLWFRLLRTLLDELNTPLSACGTCAGYLRQVWESCGHPLRAGQSLWRPYETLNPAVRLQMLEAAATAINLIEVRDISPPGEQAKLFWSEPQTGFTSGLPTKAPKPEPINHWQRAVQAIDEAIIEARHNPETARSLFALASYGRRDPASLEQLRATFAEEGIPPEFLSHYEPDEPFACLRQNYGLSDKF